A window of bacterium genomic DNA:
TGATAACACATGGGAATTCCCACTCGAGCCTACTTCCACGTATGTCGCATCCTATGCCTACAACTACATGCGTTTAAACGGTACCGGCGATGCTGATATCGATCGATCTGCCGATACAATCATGATGTGGGATAGTATGCTCAACTATTTTGACGAGAGATTAGGATCACCTTGGCTCTCTGCTAAGACTACAGGCGCTGATCTCGACCCTAATTTCACCACTTTTGCAGCGGCATGGGGCGCAGCTTCTGCCTATGGTCATGACGTCTTTAACTTCTGTGGAAAAGACGGCATAACTTGCGCCGCTTGGACTAAGGGCACTAATTATAAAAACGTCATGTGGCACAACGATAATGGCAACATCGCTTTTGCAGACGGCCACGTGGCTCCATCCAACTTCAGCAAGTTGAAGTACGAACAATTCTTCAAGTTGGAAACGTTTACTGCACAAAACTGTGGTGGCCAGGTCGTAACAGCGTGCAAAGCGACTACGTTCCAATAGTTTAATCTCAACGGCTTAAATAACCTTTATTATAGAAAACAGCCCGACAATCACTGTCGGGCTGTTTTTATTTTGATTAGAGCACCAAGTAGGTTTTAACCGCCAAGCAGGAGAGGCAATGATCCAATATGGGCCTCACTGAGTAGGGCGAGGCCCATATCGAAGGGATCAGGAAACGAGTCTGGCGAATGAATTCTCGACTGTTGAGAGCAAAGTCCGCCTACGCTGACTATCCGGAAGAGTCCACGCAGGTGGACTTCGCTAATATCAGCTGCGGTTTCAACCGCCAAGCAGGAGGGACTCTGCCCTTCGGAGGGCGCAGCAAGCTTCGCCCCTACAAAAGTCAGAGGAGGGTAACTTCGGCATGAACATTCTCGCTACGTATACGCTATACTTATGCCCGATGTCATTAGATGCTATTGAAACGGAAGATACCTCGCTTAGATATCCTTACTGGAAATGGAATTTTGTACTCCTGCTCAGTGAGGCTATTTTCTTTATGGCGGGGGCGGCATGTATTGATGTTACTGCGGTCATTCCGGTCTTTCTTAATAACCTGACAGACTCAACGGTCGTTATTGGAGCGGTGCTGGGGATACGATGCATTACGACACTGATCCCTCAAATATTTATGGCACGGTTTTTAAGTCATCGGGTCCACGCGAAACCTACTCTTCTTATCTGTGCCTATATTGGGAGGGTGCCTCTTGTATTTTTCTCAGGATGGCTGTTATGGGGCGCATCGAATCGAAATGAAATCCTGGC
This region includes:
- a CDS encoding prepilin-type N-terminal cleavage/methylation domain-containing protein; the protein is MRNSKSGFTLIELLVVIAIIVILAAILFPVFAAAREKARQTSCANNLKNYTAAMHGYVTDWGGVYPTRFIGNAPEALNQNINPGRPGWIYNAVHPYMKNQAISMCASTPDNTWEFPLEPTSTYVASYAYNYMRLNGTGDADIDRSADTIMMWDSMLNYFDERLGSPWLSAKTTGADLDPNFTTFAAAWGAASAYGHDVFNFCGKDGITCAAWTKGTNYKNVMWHNDNGNIAFADGHVAPSNFSKLKYEQFFKLETFTAQNCGGQVVTACKATTFQ